TGAGTTTTTGGATCTGCTTTGCGTAGCGTTTATGCCTATTCTCAACGTGAAGAACTTACTAGTACTGTGGTTTGAATGTATAAGCTTATTTTATTTCTTAAATAATATgagtttgtattttttttttttgatacttTGTTTGCTTTTAGTCACAAGGGATAGTGGAGCCAGTAGAAAAGTTGAAAGGGAGGTCAAGGAGCCAAAGTCCCATGCCAAGGTACAAATTCTTTTGTGCAAGCATATGCTTGTTTTGAAGATGCGGTTATTTTGAGTAGTTTTGCTAGGCAGGTTGTCTGTATTATTTTTAGAGCTATTTAAAAGAAACTGTGAAATGCTTATTTATTACTTTGCCTACTGATCAAGGTTATAAGATTCAGCCAATGAATACAATGAAGATATGCTACTAGATTAGTGTTGTATTACTAGCGATTAATCATGGATTAACCAGAATTAATTTGAATTAATCGGGATTATATAAACCGAATGTTTTATCATTATAAAGGTTGTAATGGAAATTTACGGCGAAAATAGTCAACATGATGAAGTCAGAGGAACTGTTTGAGCCTCAAGGAGGTCCAATTATCTTGTCAGGTTTTTATTTTGACTTTAGTTTATTTGACTTAAAGTTGTACTTGTAAAGAATGCATATGAATCTTGGTTGTGTTTTCAAATAGAGAACGAGTACGGGCCCGTTGAATGGGATATCAGTGCCCCTGGAAAAGCTTACACTAATGGGCAGCCCAAATGGCTAACGGTCTAAAAGCCGGTGTCCCTTGGATCATGTGCAAACAAGAAGATGCCCCTGATCCAATGGGGAGCGTTTTCTTATTGCTTTCTTCGTTTTCACATGCATACGTTGAAAAACCTATTGTGGGTAATGTCGTGTGTAGAAAAGCAAAGTAATTTTGTATATATCCTCCTAAAAGTTCAAAATATTCGTCCAGTTATGCTATTCCaagccaaatttcaaatttgtaccattttctccctgacattcttgaaacaCGTCATTTCCGTCCAAAAAatgagttaattgccattttcgtGCCCGTGGTTTGTCGAATTATTCGATTCAACATTAGGTTTTTGGATGGAATTGATATGTTTCAAGAATGTTAGGCATAATTGGATAAACCACAAGgatgaaaatgacagttaactcaattttttatataaataagaaTGAAAAATTGTTATAGTCATGCATACCGGGTCGAATTCAAGCATATATAATGTCATTATTCAAGCATGTTTTTTTGCTATGCGCATTGGGTACCACAAACTTTGCACATGATACAACCCATGAAGCTTGTTACTCTTTTATTTGGTTGTACATACGTCTTAGACCTCTCTTTATCTCTCTAACATGTTGATCACATGACAGATCGATACATGTAATGGTTTTTACTGTGAAACATTCACTCGAAACAAGCCATACAAACCTAAAATGTTTACAGAGCTTTGGACTGGCTGGTAAGTCATGTAAATCTCACTTTCAAATTCTAATCATAGTAACTTATGGTAGTACTGaactttttttaaaatatatgttACTGAAAGAATTATGAAAAGTTGCGGAGGCAATCCAGGAAACTTTTGAGGTGCAAATTACAATACAGGTGAAAGAAGCAGCAATGGGGAGAGTGATGCGTTCATCCAAGGCATGGACTCTGTAGAATCATAAATCTGTGAATAATATAAAAGATCCACAACTATCGGCATTACAAGGAAATAATCGACGATGTCAAACTAACAGGTTCCTTAATAGATCTTGTGTTAATATATGAAATTTCAAATAAAGAAAAGGTTAAAAAGTTACGAATTGTTTCATAATTGCGGCATTTTGATTTTACTTTTTACATATAACCATAACCGTAATGGTTTGTTAGGTTGATCAAATATTAAAGACCGGCCCCAGCGGTTTTGGTAATTGGATCTGTAAAATTTGGTCGCTTATTTCAGTTTCAATTTGTTTTTTATGCTGTAAGATTAACCTGTTGCAAACAAGTTTGTTGTGATTTTTTTctaattaagtttttttttgtgCATGTAGTGCCACCGGAACAACTTTATGCGACTCAACTGTCACAGCTTCAAGAAATAGGCTTCTTTGATACCCAAGAAAACATCAGGGCGTTGCGTGCAACTGCAGGTAATGTTCATGCTGCTGTTGAGAGGCTTTTGGGAAACTTTGGCCCGTGACGACGCGGAGTTGTTTTCTTCTATTTAAAGACAGCTCTAATATGAGTCCGTTTTTTACAGTATTCTTTTTTAGACATAGGGAGGCATGTGGATTTTCGTTTGAGCCCGTGTGTGTGTACACAActtattttgtatattttttcTTATTGAATTATGTTCTCGACCCGTATTGTCGAgtccgctgcaacgcgcgggttcccTACTAGTTTGAaatataatgaagttttatttctttcattagttgatattatacaataactattaggatgttatgatggtctgtttataaaattggttttataatcttatttgggATGTTAGGACCATTTTCTTGATATTAACGTTACATGATAAAGGTCCTATAAATTAATTTTAAGGACGCTTgtatgtgtatcaaaagattaaaagtaggtaatcacatattagaagattgtaaaagtgtcctaatatgttctttttaggacgctatttaagttgtctatagacatattatgcgaccataaaattggtttcataatcttatttggtatattaggaccATTTTCTTGGTACTTAATTAGCTATAatgttacatcataagggtcctatcaattcatttctaaggacgcttgtacgtgtatcaaaagattaaaagtatgtaagcACATGTTTGATTAtagtaaaagtgtcctaatatgtttttattaggacactattttggttgttcagtgtcatattatgcgaccataaaattggtttcataatcttatttgagatgttaggaTGTTTTTTTAGTTTCGAgacttattacgacccctttacatgaaacgcttttaccgttggtcctattaaatgaaaggtcctataaaatagcattttaggacgcttttgcgcgtactaaaaacccagttttcttgtagtgacTCCAGAgttggttgtacaagatgaaaggattgaattgaggagaagaactcactcaaaacgaatcaaatataacagtacagagtactgttatatttataggcaaaccaaactactgatgtacttcagctgacgtcaccatgaaagtgacatctaacagcctaacaacctatagacactgatctatacaaaactactgatgtctaacaactgatcgataatacaatacaaaacaagtctaacactgttcacattccactgttgtagcctaagcactgattacttgaacatcagtactttcttcaaaaggtgatcagtctttgaatgagcagtgcttggatcttcagcagtacttaagagacagcagtagatagagctcagcgtttgccttttagcagtctttagttgttccatcagtgtttggttcatcagttattcttctgagcagtgtttagagtgtatcagcggatagataaccactgtcaaggggagagcttagtgtaaacatctgcttattgtgaatccattgttgtgatcaggttttggctttacattatctgttcctctggtagggttcaatcccaacaatctccccctggaacagataatgccaaaacctgtcattattctggatttttattcctcatcaagagttccttagcttgtttcttaaattcagcttcaaattccttggaactctggtcatcctcatccctacacaatgaaagttcaaggagatcctgcagatcttcaacaccaaggccaagtgcttctttccttgataagTACTTCATTTCACCACtggatctgaccaaggtcaatacgtgggtcttttgatcagacatccactttagtattttaaatcctagtgggtttcttgggagagatttattcttagATGAGTTGGGGGATAATGGCCTTGTAAACACTTGCAAactctcagacattcttttgaaggcttcttcaatgactttgtgtGCTGCAgctattgttttggtcaaaaatctagtgaggataatgcaaccaaactcttagttacggggaatgatgcttgaaatgaagaacaataatgaggatcacttcgatgtaaattgcacaaacaacacaaggatttatacgaggaaaaagcccttgatcaatgaatgatctccggcataaaaaacctcaggtgatggaaactaccgatcaccaagctcaaataaatcaataaaagtttacaactttggatagtgacgagctaagtacaaggatcactatggttaatcgtgtaaaagtgtaagaattgttaagtgtttgtcgagagctttgagactgcaattgcacgagagtgtgtgtgtaaccgaaaatggttaagtgttctaaatttagctcgtcacccctttaaaaatgaaagctaactaagctaactaactgtccgacttttgtgccatgctcccacgttctccacaacgtccatttctattcaaatgtgtgcgaaatacccgtggaatattccatagtaacgttgccaagaccaagtcaagctcaatactcctgcaaaacaatacgaaacacaaacagccaatcgttagtataaggatccttagggtgatccatgatcctgatcctgaagctcttctgaggatcactatctgtcacagaagtaaggatcacttattaggatagcaaataaggatcactaattgttagaaaatcctcccctaacaattgccccaaaaatataaggagtaaaatgtaaaattaacaagttatgttttcttgatcttatctgcaacaaactcaacggatatatagccgttgatatcgaactatccgttgcattatgacgtcacagaagtgacacccctgcagaatcatcattataaataggagatatggaTATGATCGTTTTCATTTAAATCccagagctactccctttataactgCATTCCGAAGATAAACATgtattcatcttcttcctttctttgctctgttttcctcCCCTTTCAATTATTCTACCAAAATGTTGCTCCGAAACTCCCCTTCCAAGGATCACACAAAGAACAACCCGCTAAAAAGCCAAGGAATCATTgaagattccataaaagaacgATGTTGCTTCTCCGATCCACAAATCGATAGGATCCGCTACTGCTTCCCGGCGAACACGgtgttcaaaccctttgatcccaACGCCCTCAGCGATCACATTTCTGATAACTGGGTTGCGTTTCCtgttaccccgttcaccataggttacacatatccctttccagctttcacccaatccttcttttccctgaccggcatatcttacatccaagccatgccgatgatctggagggttttatatacccttgaaaggatcatcgagcaggaggggatagatttaggcatggctgagttgggagaactgtatgatcttaccacctttggttcccatcgttatctgttcaaacgaaaacctggggaggagcatccgatcttcaaggctaccaaaaacgataccaactggaagcggcgcTTTTTTTTTTGTCaggagagattctatccctgatgggaaggatctacccaagaagtgggctacccatggtaggatggaggatcctaagaaggatcaccagagaactttTCCCTTACTATAAGAATTACTGACATCcttttgctttcttgttgtgcagttatctccgtttcacatctctgattgactcctgctgctaaagagagactctctgccttcaagagacttgaccctgaaacaagaactttcaagactaccacccaagattctcaggaagtatcctctggttctgtcacgatgtcaagtaagtatccttgcttaataattcaaataaataatgaaatgcaagtgaaattaagatacttatctcgttttggttgtgtaggtgccggaaagtccaccaagtctgcttcaaaaTTCAGTGTCACCGATCTCACCACCGTCAGATCCTCCAAGAGAAAAGCTCCTACCAGCCCGTCAGcttcgatccccaaggcacccctcaaaggaaagggaggcaagaagagaaaggcctccgaagctgaggatctgcaaggcctccccttgatccgccaacaattcctggactacttcaatgaggtaaggatcaccaTCCCTGCCCCTATATCCTGCTGATATGAGGATCATTTGGTTCTGACATTATCCTTTGTCTTCTTtacagaaatttgctgagattgagacctatgttggccacgttgaggatcaggatagcaagattgctgatcttcaacaggttgcagTGCTGAAGGaccttaagatagctgatcttcagaaggatcttcAGAACGCCAGAAACGAAACGGCCAAGGtattgatcaactttgactatgagagacacgagatcaccgaggatgccaaggtctccgccgccatagcaatgtacaagaccaagctgcaaatggccctggaagctcaggatcctgcttttgacaagagcacctgggatgtggaaggctggaaggcaaggctggctgaactggaggatgaagaagaggctgaagagatcctgaccattgaggctggaggcaagggtgaaggtggtgaagcaagtggagccggaggtggtgatgcagcaAAGGTttaggctgcaggattgggcgatgaaggaaacttctagacatagccggagcccaattttttttgtttgatggtggttTGTTTTGATGAACAATTTGATGGTTTGTATTTCGAATAAtagttttaggtttaaggatctaggatccttcagacaataggtaggattgcagatggtggagggatcctctgtttgggggatgaaaccattgtgatcctgccgcctttatattcctgcataacttcaaacctattatcatggacaccctttacctaccccagcggacgggccacgtattgccgGTAGATGCTTgaggtaggtaattttgacaaccttttaagggttagtctttttgttaataaataaaatcctaatcttttgtcgcttatcttgtgttgttatccttttagtTCCTTTGATTCTCAATTGTTTTGGTATACACTTATTAAATCAGCAGTTTtaaataagtcagattgaaaacatttaggatatgatccatgatcaaatatcctatggttgtaaaatcccaaaaagtagtatatgttttaaggatcataagttcagttgtcatagtataagggttattcaaataaacaatgaataagataaaaatagttaaggatcatacctgaggatcctgctcacatgaaatatttcttcagatgaacagcattccaagctcttggtagcaaatctccttccatggtcagcaatctatatgccccctttcctgcttcagcttcaatcaaataagggccttcccattttggtgccaattttccatcagcaggattggtggtattctgaaatgctttccttaataccatgtcaccaatctgaaatttcctgatcctaacatttttgttgtaagcaccagccattctttgttgataactagccatccttatcctagccagatccctgatttcctcaatagtatccaggtcttgaaccaggttctcatcattttcctcaggatcatgggtacttgttctagcagttggaactaccatttatgttgggatcactgattctgccccaaataccaaagagaatggtgtttgaccagtagcattcttaggggttgtcctatctgcccaaagcacataaggtaatcttctgcccatttccctttcttggatccaagcttcttcttcaaattgttgatgatgatcttgttggatgattctgcttaaccattagcttgtgggtggactggtgttgatgttatcatcttaatcccccagctgtcacaaaagttagtggttctgcccccaataaattgggaaccactatcacatataatttcagaaggaataccaaatctagttataatatttcttttaatgaaggatataacttccttttctctgacttgggcaaaagcttcagcctctatccacttggagaagtaatcagtcatagcaagcatgaacactttcccaccaggtgccttagggagcttaccaactatatccatcccccatctcataaatggccaagaggaggatataggatgtagaaattcagccggctaaTGAAGgctattgctgtgtctctgacaaggatcacatttcttagcatagtccacagcatcccttttcatagttggccagtagtatcctgtccttaggatccttgagaacaatgccctgcccccagtgtggtttccacaatctccttcatggaagtcttttaaaacttcttggacttcaggatcctcaatgcatcttaaatatggtcctgcaagagatcgtttatacaacatattatttaagattgtgaattgagataccttaattttgaaagccctaggattttctcccataggaatctctccgtgttgtaagtatctcatgattggtgagatccatgatcctgatcctggataagattgagtatcctcactagggataattgcagaatcctcccctatttcatggccacatgatcctcgatggcaggagccaagatatggataatgggaatgcttatatcctccgggatcttcaaagatgatcctaaattagccaatgcatcagcttctgtattttcttcccttggtacctgtgtcaaactaaaggaaacaaaagagagtgccaattctttgactatctctaaatatttggttagcttttcacctttaacagtataggatccattaaaatgatttgtaattaagaatgaatctacatgtacctcaaggtacctgatcctcatatgcttagcaatttgcaaaccagcaatcaaggcttcatattcaacctcattgttagtggtttggaactcacaagctatggagtggggtattatgtcccctgtggcgattttagtagtataccaagccttGTGCCTTTGacgtttgaggatccatcagtatagagtatccaaggatccttggtctcttctagctgctggacttctaactcagcttctttttgtaaatcactactgaaatcagccacaaagtcggccaatgcttgggatttgatgggtGTCCTGGGGTCATATCtcatatcataggcactaagcttcactacccacttagccatccttcctgacatctctggtttcctgaggacattcttaattggaaaattagttttaacaacaataatatgagtttcaaaataatgtctcaacttagtagatgccatgattaatgcaagaataagcttttcaaggtgtgaatacttggattcggcatcaagtaaactcttacttacataatagacaggatgttgtgtaccttcatgatccttaacaaggactgcacttactgcttttgaggatactgcaagatataaggataacacatctcctttctctggtttcatcaaggctggggctgaggataggtaatctttgagagctcgtaaagcactctcatgcttctcagtcaacttaaatttcttgttcttccttaggatatcatagaattctttgcacttctctgaggatttagatataaatctgttcaaagctgctattctgcctgttagcctttggacatcctttgattggcaggagatttgatattcaccaaggctttgatttgttccgggctagcttcaatgcctctcttggtcaccatatatcctaagaatttacctgctttaacaccaaagtgacattttgaaggattaagtttcatgttatatctgtcaaggatatcaaatgcttcctccaagtctcttaggtgatcctcagcttttatggactttaccaccatatcatctatgtaaacctccatagtttgtccaatctgatccttgaacatcatattcaccagcctttgatatgttgcacctgcattccttaatccaaacggcatagcaatataacaatatataccggttggagtcataaaagtcgtatcctcttgatcagatggttccatctgaatttgttgaaatctagatgaagcatccataaaagtcaacagttcatgacccgccgttgcatccaccatggagtcaatgtggggtaatgggaaaggatccttgggacatgccttatttaaatctgtaaaatcgacacataccctccactttccatttttcttttgaacaacaaccacattggccaaccatcttggatacttgacctctctaatcatacctgcccggagcaatttctctacctcttcctggataatggcatttctttccagtgcaaacttcctccttttttgatggatcggtttgAATGActtgtcaatgccaagtttatgagttataatatccttagatatacctgtcatatcctcatgcttccatgcaaaagtagtctttcttcttttgaggaaggatacaaggtcttctttcattttgccaaggatccctgatccgatatagattctggattcaggatcatcaggatccatgaggatttctaccacatcctgctctcttgcctccaagacatcccttggaggatactttgattgctattgctcccttgatttcgaggctggtttcattgatgaagtgtagcaatccttagcctcctgctgatcactatcaatcttgactattccccaaggactagggagcttcacacattgatggtaggtagatgggactgccttcatatcgtgtatccagggcctgccaaggataacattacaacaagataaacagtcaataacacaaaatttttgataattatgtaatccttcaacataaattgggagtttaatgtcccccagggtgttcttggtttcgccactaaatcccacgagcacggaggatcttggtatgatatatgattcagggatacccattttcttcagaacatctagctggataatgttcactgagcttcctccgtcaataaggatcctgcggacaaaatggttagaaataaaaagagtaataactaaaccatcgtgatgaggatcctggatgtcaacacgatcatcctcatcaaaggttatgacttttccttcagagacacttgatgcTCGAACAgatctttctccattatccattttagcttcctttgcatgccttttagctgctgagaaggatgtgccacaaatatctgatcctccagaaataaagtttatcacttgtgcatctgctggaggggccggagctttctcagggatcctttcaggatcctaaGTCCTTTACTTTTTTCTACCCAAccattcttttagatgccccttgctcaacaagtatccaatttcctttctcaatgcaatgcattcttctgttagatgcccaaaatcttcatggtatgcacaccacttggatttatctttggttgcagctggtctgtcattttttcttggccatctggctttatcacctagattctgcatcgcaagtattagttcattgttatcaacagaaaaacaatattcagaaattggaggataatcctcatcatcctcttcttgatcaactgcatgcacgttctggttatcagatctgttataggatttgaatttgttgttcttgaatgaggatccttgcttctcttgttttgaggatcctgctaatctctcctggatccttttgtcatcctctagccagatgaacctgagtgcccgggttcttacctcatctaagttcctgcacggtgtcataacaagatcatcatagaacaatgaatccctaagcaatcccattttgaaggcctcaacagccgtggctatatccaagttggggatgtctaaggattctttactaaacttggtaatgtaatcccttaatgattcattatgaccctgggttaccctatatagatcacaagttaatcgttcaaattttctactacaagaaaattgattattgaataagttaactagattagcaaatgaggtaatagagtaggggggaagacttggcagccatttgagagctgatccagtaagagtggatccaaatcccttgcataggcatgcttcctttaacctttctggaattggattgatctccatcctctctcggtattgtgctatgtgctcctcaggatccgtcgaaccatcgtacagcttcatggttggcacatggaaccttttgggtatctcagcatcacaaattggtggtgcaaaacgagatatcttatggcttccatctgcaatctccgggataggtttgaccactcctggaacacttgatatcatatccttcaagttttgcaactctctggccatggcatggttgatacctgtatcctgcatgaatccatggttagttgtaagagaattatttaaagtgttacctcccgccGGGTTCAAATTAGGGACACCAtatgtgaacccatattgttgagactctggaatgatcaaagggccagtagaagcaatggtttgcatcggaataaaatctccttgatggacatcggaacttcctgtttgcaaactcctcaaggatcctggcatctggaaggatccctgaaactgagacgatcctggaacaaaggaggaaccttgaacctgggatgatcctggaacgaaggaggatccttgaacctgagatgatcctggaacaaaggaggatccttgaacctgggatgatcctggaacaaaggaggatccttgaacctgggatgatcctggaacaaaggaggatccttgaacctgggatgatcctggaacaaaggaagatccatgaacctgggatgatcctggaacaaaggaagatccttgaatctgctgcgctcctaagtttcctcctgaattcatgaaggatcccatatgctgaggataggatcctgctggcagGAAATATGAACcagatgcctgagtcactattgctgatccgtagtgcactccttttggtccacccacatattgaacatctggaaccaccaatggctgagaagtaatcaccggagtatcaaaattcaaagatctgggcaccagtggggaatgatcctctgccgttttcttttgtttcttgagatcttcgatttctttgagaatcctttcattggtcttatcctgttgctatatatgttccttcatctgcaaaatcaaagtaaacatgtcactagtagtgggagtataagaagcagaagaagttggaggtttggagaaaatgggggttggtttcttctcagcatttttctgagatccagcaggtggtggaggcaaaggtggaatgccctgggacgaattgaccgcagacattgcagtagaggtattcttcaatgatgaagccatgtattcgtatgcaatgaaccggaatgatcaccaacagaaaactttcttagaaatgaagcaccaattgccccacggtgggcgccaaactgttttggtcaaaaatctagtgaggataatgcaaccaaactcttagttacggggaatgatgcttgaaatgaagaacaata
This genomic stretch from Helianthus annuus cultivar XRQ/B chromosome 8, HanXRQr2.0-SUNRISE, whole genome shotgun sequence harbors:
- the LOC110872915 gene encoding uncharacterized protein LOC110872915 isoform X3 is translated as MLGCLSQGIVEPVEKLKGRSRSQSPMPRSIHVMVFTVKHSLETSHTNLKCLQSFGLAGKSFAEAIQETFEVQITIQVKEAAMGRVMRSSKCHRNNFMRLNCHSFKK
- the LOC110872915 gene encoding uncharacterized protein LOC110872915 isoform X5, yielding MLGCLSQGIVEPVEKLKGRSRSQSPMPRSIHVMVFTVKHSLETSHTNLKCLQSFGLAVAEAIQETFEVQITIQVKEAAMGRVMRSSKCHRNNFMRLNCHSFKK
- the LOC110872915 gene encoding uncharacterized protein LOC110872915 isoform X2 is translated as MLGCLSQGIVEPVEKLKGRSRSQSPMPRSIHVMVFTVKHSLETSHTNLKCLQSFGLAGKSLPPEQLYATQLSQLQEIGFFDTQENIRALRATAGNVHAAVERLLGNFGP
- the LOC110872915 gene encoding uncharacterized protein LOC110872915 isoform X1 gives rise to the protein MSQRIVVVRKRCEFLDLLCVAFMPILNVKNLLVLWFECISLFYFLNNMSLYFFFLILCLLLVTRDSGASRKVEREVKEPKSHAKIDTCNGFYCETFTRNKPYKPKMFTELWTGCATGTTLCDSTVTASRNRLL
- the LOC110872915 gene encoding uncharacterized protein LOC110872915 isoform X4 codes for the protein MLGCLSQGIVEPVEKLKGRSRSQSPMPRSIHVMVFTVKHSLETSHTNLKCLQSFGLAVPPEQLYATQLSQLQEIGFFDTQENIRALRATAGNVHAAVERLLGNFGP